The segment ttcacttagaccactttcataattatgggcgtaTATCTCGAAATCGAAGGAAAATATTGAGATCGACACACGCGAAAACCAGCgaatccaaaatattattcctACACAAAAACGGAAACGGCAATGGACATATCGTTTTTCTAATCTAAGACATTTGTCGTCTATAATCGTATACCCTTTCAATATCTTGATTAAACAGTTGATAAAAGCGTTTCACAAGTGGCTGtaattaaaagattgtattatcGAATTTCGATTGATCGCCTCGCAcctattataaatttaaaattatcccGCAATGTCACCCATTAAAAAgttcatacatatacatatacttgtTATCGGACAAACTGCTTCCTCTTTCTAAAAAAATCCGATACACGTTCACCGGGTGTACTGCGTCTTATCTTTGCAATCAAAGCTACCGACCTTTCGAAAAACGAAAGCACCACTCTTTGTAATCGGTGCTCGTTCCACGTCATTGATAAAAATCCTACATTTTGTTTACCCTTATCGGAGCAACGCATGCTTTGGACGCGTATATAAATTGATCCACACGATTGTCAACCACAGTATTGCGAATCTTGTCAAGATGTACGCTCCAACCATACTAGTGCTCTGCCTGGCGGCCGCAGCGTATGGTAAGTGAAAAAGAATTTCAAATTCAATGCGAAATTGTCGTTTCCAAATAATTCGTGTCGACTGGAAATAAATCAAATTACTTGCATGGAATCAACCAAGTCTGACAATGAGTAGAACGAATTGAAATCAGAGAAAATACTTTTGTAGCTATGTTATACATTTTTTGAACAAGTAGCTTTGATGATGGAATACCTGATAATTATATCTGTACCTTCGATCGTGGCTAGCTTCTTTGCTTTGGCATTTTCACGGATTTTCGTAGCAATAATTTCGGGACTGTGAAGATtgaatttgaaaatgaaaagaatGTGCTtccggagagtataacttgatTTCGATGGTTTAGCCTTCCCCGAGGGCCATATTGTGGGTGGTCACGACGCACCACCTGGCAAGTACAAGTACCAAGTGTCTCTTAAGAACAACGGCAGACACTTCTGTGGTGGATCAATCATCAACGCTCGCTACATCCTCACCGCGGCTCACTGCGTCGTTGGGTTAGTTCTTTTAATTCGTTACATTCAATATAGAAAATTTATAGAATTGGATCTGCGGAACGAAGAATGAATGACATATATCACTTGtcaacggatctttatgaaaaataaaaactttccacCGGAATGTTAACGAACTGGAGTGACACGCAAATTTAGTTCCTTTCTCAGTATGTTTAACAGGTTCAAAATAgtataacagcatttttaaattctactaATATTCTActaaattctattaaattcataaaatcaaaAAGGATCATTATTTGATAACAATTGCCCCGGTTACCAGAAATTCTACATAGAGATATTTCTCCACAGAATCAAGGACGTGAAACCGATAACTGTCCAAGCTGGAACCAACCAATTGAGCGCACGAGGAACGGTTTACGGAGTAGAAAAGATCACAGCCCACCCCAACTACAACTCTCTCCTTATCATCAACGATGTCGCCGTGATTCGTGTTAACCAAAATATCGCTTTCAATAATCTGGTTCAACCGATCAATCTAGCTTCTTCCAATGTTGCTGAGGGATCCCCAGTTGTCTTGTCTGGATGGGGAACCACCAAGGTTAGTCACAATCCCCCAATCAGCCTAAAGTAATCACAGTAACTAAACATACTCATTTATTCAAAGACAGTTGCTCACCGTTTATATTCCTTACAGGCAGGAGGACAGGTACCTGACAAACTCCAGGAAATCAACTTGAAAGTCTACTCGCAAAAGCAGTGCAAGAGGACCCACTTAACCTTGAAAGAAAGCCACATCTGCAGCTTCACCAAATCCGGAGAGGGAGCTTGTAACGTGAGTCTCCCATTTCAAAAATTACTAAAACAATGCATTCTCGTTTTCATCTTCTCGTTTTTCGGATTAAAACGTcgtaaaacaaaatataattgCGATCATAATTACTTGCGCGACACGCGATTCAAGTTTCGGACTTCACATTTACGGTAGAGGTGCCCGAATTCTTAACATCGCTTGTTACCCAAGTAATTATGAtcgcaataacttttttaatagtggaccatacgatttgaacttttttgagaagtgaGAGTTAAAGAGATACCTAACGAATAAAATATGAACGCTTTTCtaattgaatttctttttctcgtttTAGGGTGACTCCGGCGGTCCTCTTGTCCACCAGGGAACCCAAGTTGGTATCGTTTCCTACGGTCGTCCCTGCGGTATTGGATACCCTGATGTCTACACCAGAgtatcttccttccttccttggATCAAGGCTCAATTGAAATAAACCACGAACACCGAATGCTGATTGAATTAACTAGCTTTATATCTATCatgtaattaaaataaacatCATTTGCTTCTGACAACTAAACTCGTCTTCTAAATGTTCTCACTGAAGCCTCCCCGCTTTTGAATAATACCGAACTTTgtgtaataattaaatatttatattacattaaataCATATCATATATTTAACTCGATAAATTCAAGAATCTCGAGATTTTCAGGTATCCGTCTcaatcccgaaaaaatttcgtgttcccgacccgatatttcgggttctcgcagtCCCAAGTAAATAGcaaactttaaatttaaatgttTCGCGATAGTATTCGTAAtggtatttttcaaatttatagaTTTAACAACTTTAAATTGGACACAGAACCTGACGCTGCCGATACAATTGCGGATTATTACAAAAAGATATTCATAGggaattattgaataaaattccTTATTAAAATATACTCTCTGATTCAAGTATGTATAAAAtagctgtctagtaataagatATCGTAGATGACATCTGCTGTGAAGATAGAGAACCATGTTTAAAGGGCCAGCACCGACGAACTTCCAGCACCACCGACgagatctcgtcggtgcagaaggccactaaggagattctcgtcgtgtCGGTAAGAAGGCAAATCGTAACGGAACCATATTGATaatcatgaattgttacattctgtaccgagcagatatttcagacgatgttggtttcaatattaaaagcaaatcTCCGCTGATCGTTGGGGCGACGAGGCCTGCCCATGTAGACAACTCACTACTTCAACTATTATTACTAGTACCACTTCTACAGACGAGTACAGTGACAAGGtagaaatgaatgaaatgacTTCGCATCCGAAAATGCGAGGCCATTGTAGTTGCCCTCTTGAGCGACAGTTTGTCGGGGCCACTTCGGCATATAGCCTCTTCTTTTCTTCGGCGGTCCGCCAAACATCTGAAACCCTAAACGTGCTCGCAGCGGAAACGATCGAGGACTTCCAAAACGAATCACAAGTTTCGAGAGGAGCCGATCGTTCCGCTGATGCGATCGAGcaggtgcgcaacgtttcgaaaCCCTAATTCGCGCGCGTTCGCGTCCGCGTCCGCGAAAAGCTATACAAGCAGGAAGAATCGAGCACGAAGCGAgaggaaactc is part of the Lasioglossum baleicum chromosome 6, iyLasBale1, whole genome shotgun sequence genome and harbors:
- the LOC143209281 gene encoding transmembrane protease serine 9; this encodes MYAPTILVLCLAAAAYAFPEGHIVGGHDAAPGKYKYQVSLKQNGRHFCGGSIINARYILTAAHCVDGIRDVKPITVQAGTNQLSARGTVYGVEKITAHPNYDAGQIINDVAVIRVNQNIAFNNLVQPINLASSNVAEGSQVVLSGWGTTRVGGPAPDKLQEINLKVYSQTQCQKTHSSLKASHICTFTKSGEGACHGDSGGPLVHQGTQVGVVSYGRPCGVGYPDVFTRVSSFLPWIKAQLKYDIYCEDREPCLKGQHRRTSSTTNEISSVQKATNEILVVSNPIHVHRVYCVLSLQSKLPTFRKTKAPLFVIGARSTSLIKILHFVYPYRSNACFGRVYKLIHTIVNHSIANLVKMYAPTILVLCLAAAAYAFPEGHIVGGHDAPPGKYKYQVSLKNNGRHFCGGSIINARYILTAAHCVVGIKDVKPITVQAGTNQLSARGTVYGVEKITAHPNYNSLLIINDVAVIRVNQNIAFNNLVQPINLASSNVAEGSPVVLSGWGTTKAGGQVPDKLQEINLKVYSQKQCKRTHLTLKESHICSFTKSGEGACNGDSGGPLVHQGTQVGIVSYGRPCGIGYPDVYTRVSSFLPWIKAQLK